A single region of the Xenopus laevis strain J_2021 chromosome 4L, Xenopus_laevis_v10.1, whole genome shotgun sequence genome encodes:
- the XB5969033.L gene encoding uncharacterized protein LOC495221 precursor (The RefSeq protein has 32 substitutions, 2 non-frameshifting indels compared to this genomic sequence) has translation MGPSCFIWFLLISLSPTATDTLGVKTSDFPIKFLRNQEAFIPCTVTDYGAGELDVKLFSFEWKMKTMNGSDKQVYLYVSGTHTPTRPGSYISDSEIIRGNVALHLPRVQFTDEGEYTCTVFYTPNKVVGHSTLQVSAPPTASLTPTDITMEPGMEKTVVCKADEFHPKDITFHWIKHIAGSRVGLLQEDGVSYTHPKKNKDETYNQTSFLRINPTLEDNGNIYSCNVSHRSMETDLHFNLTLSVTEPDNQGSTIIGAVVGVLLPVLFLGLSICIYMMFYKKVAPKLSPITGAEHLVHMNRATLSCLISGFRPKPIRITLWLKRNGGEEMEIDSWDSETQTGSSAPVSHHREEQRVVIVPEREGLMSNGNGTNLPPAQRPLQVEMVPVITSKSQRLSNCQCTIHITPNIEEDDGAELTVRVTHSALRLPISVSCRLKVGGVKPKLAKIISPLHILHGEPLTLTCPIYGFKPKPLSVTWLKVDQRGRETELLSWDQGTTNINDPKYSHQLAEDEREKGEEEEEDDINYFVSNLTLKPTVKEYHGAQYVCRTHHYTTEHTAEKRMKMQVLSVPELDPIENAPEVLYVGDEMKLSCRIHSFHPRTLDVSWYKENEILSSYNDPILHNNSGLFHFTSRTTYTPCVRDIGKTFRCEVSHPTLQNPKCVSWELKYLISEPRVSAIKCDPEVPGCNQTTTLSCDIEKFYPKDLKIRWYWGLEVIKSEGDPEGAKEDPESGLFSRTTEIQIIPTINDHGKQFLMEIIHNFKIYKKTSMKCKGLPTAEHSGKLFTCLIKHKELPQPIEKNISLKLPALKEVAPKKAEEVDGPRIVPAEVGEIECVTPNQVRTEN, from the exons ATACTTTGGGGGTCAAAACAAGTGACTTTCCTATTAAATTCCTGAGGAACCAAGAAGCCTTCATCCCATGTACAGTAACTGATTATGGGGCTGGGGAACTGGACGTGAAGCTTTTCTCTTTTGAGTGGAAAATGAAAACCTTGAATGGAAGCGACAAACAAGTTTATCTGTATGTGTCTGGGACTCACACCCCCACCCGGCCGGGATCCTACATATCAGACAGTGAGATTATAAGAGGCAATGTGGCACTTCACTTACCCCGGGTTCAGTTCACAGATGAAGGAGAATATACCTGCACTGTCTTTTATACCCCTAATAAAGTAGTGGGACATTCTACTCTGCAGGTGTCAG CTCCCCCAACTGCCAGTCTGACACCTACTGATATCACAATGGAGCCTGGAATGGAGAAGACAGTTGTATGTAAAGCCAATGAGTTTTATCCCAAAGACATAACTTTCCATTGGATAAAACACATCGCTGGTTCCAGAGTTGGTCTGTTACAAGAAGACGGAGTCTCTTACACTCACCCAAAAAAGAACAAAGATGAAACCTACAATCAAACAAGTTTTCTGCGGATTAACCCAACACTAGAAGATAATGGGAATATATATTCCTGTAATGTGTCCCACAGATCCATGGAAACTGATCTGCACTTCAATCTCACTCTCTCTGTGACAG AGCCAGACAACCAGGGAAGCACAATTATTGGAGCTGTGGTTGGAGTGTTACTTCCAGTCCTTTTTCTGGGTCTGTCCATTTGTATCTACATGATGTTCTATAAGAAAG TGGCGCCAAAACTCTCTGCCATTACCGGAGCAGAACATTTGGTGCATATGAACAGGGCGACTCTGTGCTGCCAGATCTCTGGGTTCCGACCCAAACCCATCAGAATTACATTGTGGCTGAAAAGAAAAGGGGGAGAAGTGATGGAAATTGACTCCTGGAATTCGGAGACACAAACGGGTTCCTCTGCCCCAGTGTCACATCACAGAGAGGAGCAGCGTGTGGTTATTGACCCAGAGAGAGAAGGGTTAATGAGTAATGGGAATGGGACTAATCTGCTCCCAGCACAGAGACCTCTGCGAGtggaaatgtttcctataataACAACAAGTAAATCTCAGCGACTTTCCAACTGTCAGTGCACAATCCATATAACTCCAGACATAGAGGAAGATGATGGAGCAGAACTGACAGTGAGGGTCACTCACTCTGCCCTGAGACTCCCCATCTCTGAGTCCTGTCGGCTGAAGGTCAGGGGAG TTAAACCCAAATTAGCAAAGATTATATCCCCCCTCCACATCCTCCATGGAGAACCCCTGACTCTGACCTGTCCCATCTATGGGTTCAAGCCAAAGCCTCTCTCTGTTACTTGGCTGAAAGTGGATCCGAGGGGTCGGGAAACAGAACTTCTCAGCTGGAAACGAGGTACCACCAACATTAATGATCCCAAATATTCCCATCAGCTGGCAGAGGatgagagagaagagggagaagaagaagatgatatGAACTATTTTGTAAGCAATCTGACCCTGAAGCCCACAGTGAAGGAATATCATGGGACTCAGTACGTCTGTAGGACTCATCATTATACAACAGAACATACAGCAGAGAAACGTATGGAAATGCAGGTTTTAT CCGTGCCAGAACTGGATCCCATAGAGAACGCACCAGAGGTTCTATATGTTGGGGATGAGATGAAGTTGTCCTGCAGAATCCATTCCTTCCATCCACGGACATTGGATGTTTCCTGGTACAAAGAGAATGAGATCTTGACATCACACGATGATCCAATACTCCATAATGCCAGTGGGTTGTTGCATTTCACCAGTCGTACAACCTACACTCCTTGTGTGAAGGACATTGGGAAGAAGTTCAGGTGTGAGGTCTCTCATCCAACTCTCCAAAATCCCAAATGTGTTTCCTGGGAACTAAAATATCTGA TAAGTGAGCCGAGGGTAAGTGCCATAAAGTGTGACCCTGAGGTTCCTGGGTGCAACCAAACTACAACATTATCCTGTGATATAGAGAAATTTTACCCTAAAGACCTCAAAATCCGATGGTATTGGGGGCTGGAAGTCATCAAGTCAGAAGGTGATCCAGAAGGTGCCAAGGAAGACCCAGAATCAGGACTTTTCTCCAGAACCACAGAAATACAGATCATTCCCACTATTAATGACCACGGGAAACAATTCCTCATGGAGATAATTCACAACTTCAAGATCTACAAAAAAACATCCATGAAATGTAAAG GGCTGCCGACAGCAGAGCATTCTGGGAAATTATTCACCTGCCTGATAAAACACAAGGAGCTACCTCAACCGATTGAGAAGAATATTTCTCTGAAGCTCCCGG CTCTAAAAGAAGTTGCACCAAAAAAAGCAGAAGAAGTGGATGGGCCAAGAATCGTTCCAGCAGAAGTGGGAGAGATTGAGTGTGTGACCcccaaccaggtccggactgagaattaa